From Juglans regia cultivar Chandler chromosome 6, Walnut 2.0, whole genome shotgun sequence, the proteins below share one genomic window:
- the LOC109008603 gene encoding laccase-14-like has protein sequence MEINKISFILGILGFLFLNATPRCTAYNVHHYSFILRETNFTRLCTTKSMFTVNGQWPGPTIHVRKGDRAFVNVHNNGEYGVTIHWHGVKQPRNPWSDGPENITQCPIQPGKNFTYEVIFSDEEGTLWWHAHSDWSRATIHGAIVILPKLGTSYPFPKPYAEQVLILAEWFNGDVKEIIENATATGGDPETSNAYAINGQPGFPNNCSNETTYRLPVRRGKTYLLRLVNSGMNEEMFFGIAKHNLTVVAQDGAYIKPITTSYIMITPGQTMDILLTANQAPSHYYMAASPFFDSNAPYDSSNTSAILQYTGTYTLPASIPYPTLPNATDKAAADNFTTRIRALASPKYPIDVPKKIDTRIIIAVSVNQILCANASCSGPNGNRLSASLNNISFVTPKIDVLQAYYRSLPKVFTKDFPNKPPYEFNYTGDVGNNTIYPSLGTNVTLIKYGAAVEIVFQGTNVGNAENHPMHLHGFSFYLVGTGYGNYNATTSPKTYNLKDPPKVNTIGVPKNGWATIRFIADNPGVWFMHCHLERHASWGMDTVLIVKNGPTKETSIRPPPAHLPICS, from the exons ATGGAAATAAACAAGATAAGTTTCATCCTAGGAATCCtggggtttttgtttttgaatgcGACGCCGCGTTGCACGGCTTACAACGTCCACCATTACAGCTTTATT CTGAGGGAGACGAATTTCACAAGACTGTGTACAACAAAGAGCATGTTCACTGTAAACGGTCAATGGCCTGGTCCGACCATTCATGTTCGTAAAGGCGACAGAGCATTTGTCAATGTTCACAATAATGGAGAATATGGAGTTACTATTCACTG GCACGGAGTGAAGCAACCAAGAAATCCATGGTCGGATGGTCCCGAGAACATCACACAGTGTCCCATTCAACCAGGAAAAAACTTCACATATGAGGTTATATTTTCAGACGAAGAAGGAACACTTTGGTGGCATGCTCATAGTGACTGGTCCAGGGCCACAATCCATGGTGCCATTGTCATCTTACCTAAACTTGGAACCAGTTATCCCTTTCCCAAACCCTACGCCGAACAAGTTCTTATACTCG CGGAATGGTTTAACGGAGATGTCAAGGAGATAATTGAGAATGCCACTGCAACCGGTGGTGATCCGGAAACATCAAATGCCTACGCCATCAATGGCCAACCAGGATTTCCAAATAATTGCTCTAATG AAACAACATATCGTTTGCCAGTCCGACGCGGCAAGACATATCTACTTCGTCTAGTAAATTCTGGGATGAATGAAGAAATGTTCTTTGGAATCGCAAAGCACAACCTCACAGTTGTTGCCCAAGATGGTGCATATATAAAACCCATAACCACCAGTTACATCATGATAACCCCAGGACAAACCATGGACATCTTGCTCACAGCAAACCAAGCTCCCAGTCACTATTACATGGCTGCTTCTCCTTTCTTTGACTCTAATGCTCCATATGACAGTTCCAATACTTCCGCGATTCTCCAGTATACCGGCACTTATACTCTTCCAGCCTCTATTCCATATCCGACTCTTCCTAATGCTACTGACAAGGCTGCTGCAGACAATTTCACAACTCGCATAAGGGCTTTGGCGAGTCCCAAGTACCCAATTGATGTCCCGAAAAAAATAGACACAAGAATTATTATAGCAGTTTCTGTAAACCAGATACTTTGCGCAAATGCATCGTGTAGTGGTCCAAATGGTAATAGGTTATCTGCAAGCTTAAACAATATAAGTTTCGTGACTCCAAAGATTGATGTATTGCAAGCATATTACAG GAGTTTGCCGAAAGTGTTCACCAAGGATTTTCCCAACAAGCCACCCTATGAATTCAACTACACAGGAGATGTGGGTAATAACACAATATATCCAAGCCTAGGAACAAATGTAACGTTGATAAAGTACGGGGCTGCAGTAGAAATAGTGTTCCAAGGGACTAATGTTGGGAATGCGGAGAATCATCCGATGCATCTCCATGGTTTTAGCTTTTATTTGGTTGGGACGGGCTATGGCAATTACAACGCGACCACTTCCCccaaaacatataatttgaAGGATCCACCGAAAGTTAACACCATTGGCGTTCCTAAGAATGGGTGGGCTACAATTAGATTCATTGCCGATAATCCTG GGGTTTGGTTTATGCACTGCCATTTGGAACGGCATGCTTCTTGGGGTATGGACACTGTTCTGATTGTGAAGAATGGGCCGACCAAAGAAACAAGCATCCGACCACCCCCAGCTCATTTGCCTATTTGTTCTTAG
- the LOC118348788 gene encoding laccase-14-like gives MELSKIGLSLGFLCFFFLHGVLACSTRKVHHYSFIVSETNFTRLCITKSMLTVNGQWPGPTIQVRKGDTAFVQVHNHGKYGITIHWHGVKQPRNPWSDGPENVTQCPIQPGKSFIYEVTFTDEVGTVWWHAHSDWSRATVHGAIVILPARGTTYPFRKPDAEKVLVLGEWYNGDLKEIIDKATESGAPPEESTAYTINGQPGFPNNCSKETTYRLQVQHGKTYLLRLVNAVMNEEMFFGIANHKITVVAQDGAYIKPITTDYIMTSPGQTMDILLIANQPPSHYYIAGSPFFDAGFIATYDSSNTSAILEYTGNFAPPASPPYPSLPNIRNRAAADNFTKRIRALASRAHPVNVPKKIDTKIFMTVGLNEMFCANASCGGPNGNKLSSSLNNISFVTSTIDILQAYYRDLPGVFKKDFPDKPLYVFNYTGEVADNTLYPVQGTNVTMINYGASVEMVFQGTSVQFGEFHPMHLHGYSFYWVGTGYGNYDETTSPKTYNLKDPPEVNTVGLPRNGWVAIRFVANNPGVWFLHCHLERHASWGMSTVIIVKNGPTKATSIRPPPPNLPTCS, from the exons ATGGAACTAAGCAAGATAGGCTTGAGCCTGGGTTTCCtatgctttttctttttgcatggAGTTCTGGCTTGCAGTACTCGCAAAGTCCACCACTACAGCTTTATT GTGAGCGAGACGAATTTTACAAGGCTATGTATCACAAAGAGCATGTTGACTGTAAATGGCCAATGGCCTGGCCCAACAATCCAAGTTCGCAAAGGAGATACTGCATTTGTCCAGGTTCACAATCACGGCAAATATGGTATTACTATTCACTG GCACGGAGTGAAGCAGCCAAGAAATCCATGGTCGGATGGTCCTGAGAACGTCACACAGTGCCCTATTCAACCGGGAAAAAGCTTCATTTATGAGGTTACATTTACAGACGAAGTAGGAACAGTTTGGTGGCATGCCCACAGTGACTGGTCCCGAGCAACAGTCCACGGTGCCATTGTCATCTTACCTGCAAGGGGAACCACTTACCCTTTTCGCAAACCCGATGCCGAAAAAGTGCTTGTACTCg GGGAATGGTACAATGGAGATCTCAAGGAAATAATTGATAAGGCAACTGAAAGCGGTGCTCCTCCAGAAGAATCCACTGCCTACACCATCAATGGCCAACCAGGATTCCCAAATAATTGCTCCAAGG aaacaacatatcgCTTACAAGTTCAACACGGCAAGACATATCTTCTACGTCTAGTAAATGCCGTGATGAATGAAGAAATGTTCTTTGGAATCGCAAACCACAAGATCACAGTTGTGGCCCAAGATGGTGCATACATAAAACCCATAACCACAGATTACATCATGACAAGTCCCGGACAAACCATGGACATCCTGCTCATTGCAAACCAACCTCCGAGTCATTATTACATAGCTGGGAGTCCTTTCTTCGATGCCGGTTTTATTGCTACATACGACAGTTCAAACACTTCTGCGATTCTCGAGTATACCGGCAATTTCGCTCCTCCAGCCTCTCCACCATATCCTTCCCTTCCAAATATACGGAACAGGGCTGCTGCAGACAACTTCACAAAACGTATAAGGGCATTGGCAAGTCGTGCACACCCCGTTAATGTCCCCAAAAAAATTGACACAAAAATATTCATGACGGTTGGTCTAAACGAGATGTTTTGCGCTAATGCATCATGTGGGGGTCCAAATGGTAATAAGCTGTCATCAAGCTTAAACAACATCAGTTTCGTGACCTCAACCATTGATATACTGCAAGCGTATTACAG GGACTTGCCGGGTGTGTTCAAGAAAGATTTCCCGGATAAGCCGctatatgtttttaattacaCGGGAGAAGTAGCTGATAACACATTATATCCGGTACAAGGGACAAATGTAACGATGATAAATTACGGGGCATCGGTGGAAATGGTGTTCCAAGGGACAAGTGTTCAGTTTGGAGAGTTTCATCCAATGCATCTTCATGGTTATAGCTTCTATTGGGTTGGGACAGGTTATGGCAATTACGATGAGACCACTTCGCCAAAAACATACAATTTGAAGGATCCGCCGGAAGTTAACACCGTTGGTCTTCCTAGGAATGGATGGGTTGCAATTCGATTCGTAGCCAATAATCCAG GAGTTTGGTTTTTGCATTGTCATTTGGAAAGGCATGCGTCTTGGGGTATGAGCACGGTCATCATTGTGAAGAATGGACCGACCAAGGCAACAAGTATTCGACCACCCCCACCAAATTTGCCTACTTGTTCTTAG